The genomic segment CATTGTCGGTTACGAAGGCGATACTGCTGCGCCCTTGATCGAACCGGTAGCCGAAGCCGTTGCCGGGATGATTCAAGTTGATGACCGAGATCCGGATGCCACCGATCTCGAAAGCCTCGGGTATGGCATCGAAGAACTTGATTTCGGCCCGAAAGTCATCCATATTCACGGGAAAATAGCGATTGTCGTGTCGCTCGAAGATGTCGCGGCGGAGGACTTCCTGTGCCATTCGGTTGCCATAGAAGTCCATCTTGAAATTCGAACTGTAGGCCGGGGCGAAGAAGGTGAAGCCGGCGAGGTGGTCCCAATGCGAGTGGGTCAGGAGGAAGGTTATCGGATCGTGAAGTGACTTGGACATCAGGCGCAGTCCTAACGTTCGGATACCGGTCCCGGCATCGACTATAATGCGCGCGCCATTGCCGGTCTCAACTTCGAGACAAGTCGTATTGCCGCCGACTTCGAC from the Calditrichota bacterium genome contains:
- a CDS encoding MBL fold metallo-hydrolase; this translates as MKVTFWGTRGSIPAPGAGTVEVGGNTTCLEVETGNGARIIVDAGTGIRTLGLRLMSKSLHDPITFLLTHSHWDHLAGFTFFAPAYSSNFKMDFYGNRMAQEVLRRDIFERHDNRYFPVNMDDFRAEIKFFDAIPEAFEIGGIRISVINLNHPGNGFGYRFDQGRSSIAFVTDN